The DNA sequence AACTTCCACCAGCAAGTGTTACTAAAGTAATGACTATGTTGCTTGCTGTAGAGGCCCTTGACAGTGGAAAAATAAAGTTAGATGATGAAGTGCAAATAAGTGAAAGGGCTTCAGAAATGGGGGGAAGTCAAATATTTTTAGAACCAGGCGAATCACAAAAAGTAGATGATCTTTTAAAAGGAATAGCTGTTGCATCTGCAAATGATGCCTGTGTGGCTATGGCTGAATTTATAGCAGGAAGTGAAGAAGAGTTCGTAGCTATGATGAATGAAAAGGCTAAGTCGCTAGGAATGAATGATACTCATTTTGCTAACACTAATGGTTTGCCAGTTGATAATCACTACACATCAGCGCATGATATAGCTATAATGTCTAAAGAATTATTAAAACATGAAAAAATAACAAAATACTTAACAACATGGATGGATAAAATAGTAGTTGGTAAAAAAAGAGTTTCTATAGGTCTTGCAAATACAAATAAAATGATAAAACACTACCAAGGAGCAACAGGGGTTAAAACAGGATTTACACAAGAAGCAAAATACTGTTTATCGGCATCAGCTAAAAGAGGAGAGACACATTTGGTAGCAGCTACACTAGGAGCGACTACAACTCAAGAAAGATTTAAAGATGCATCATCTCTTTTAAGTTATGGATTTGCAAACTATGAAAGTGTTAAATTATGCTCTAAAGGAGATACTGTGGCAACTCTTACACTGGATAAGGCCCAAGATAATAAAGTGAATTTAGTAGCAAAAGAAGATTTAAGTGCTCTTATTAAAAAAGGAGAAAGTAAAGATTTTACTAAAAAAATTGATGTATCTAAAGACATAAAACTACCAGTTAAAGCAGGAACTAAATTAGGAAGTATAGGTATTTACAAAGGTGATAAAAAAGTTGGTAGTATAGATCTTGTATGTGAAAAGGATATAAATAAAGCGAGTTACTTTAAAATGTTTGAAAGAGTTATAGATAGCATTTTTTAAATAAAAGACCTAGAATTTCTAGGTCTTTTATCATTATAATCTTCATTTGATTATAATAGTATATATTGTTATAATAATAGTAAAACTTAAAAAATAGGAGAGAAATTAATGAATGTAATAAGCCAGTTTTTAGTAACTGCAGTAGGTATAGCGGTTGCCATATCGGTTCATGAGTTTGGGCATGCATACGTAGCACATCTTTTAGGAGATGATACAGCAAAAATGAGTGGAAGAATGACATTAGATCCGATAAAGCACGTAGACCCAATAGGACTTATAATGCTTGTGGTGGCAAGATTTGGTTGGGCTAAGCCAGTACCTGTAAATCCGAATAATTTTAAAAATTACAAGGTAGGAAATTTAATTGTTTCATTAGCAGGACCATTGTTCAATATTATAACAGCTATAATAGTTGCAAATATTATGAACCTTAATTTTATCAACATAGAAGCATTATATCTTATATTAAGTAGTATATTCTTATATAATATGGGATTTGCAGCATTTAACCTTTTACCATTACCTCCTCTTGATGGATGGGGTATAGTATCAAGCTTTATACCAGTTAAATACTATGATTTTGTTTATAAATATGAAAGTATGAGTACTATTATATTTATATTTTTAATTTTAACAAGATTCCATGTAATAATATTAAGTCCTATAATGAATGTACTATCTAGTATAGTAAATATATTTACAATATAATTTACAATTTTATATAAAATAGAGGTAATTTATGAAGTATAGTGTACAGCTTAAGGTATATGAAGGACCACTTGATCTTTTATATGACCTTATAACAAAACATAAAATAGATATAAAAGATATATCTATTATAGAAATAACAAAGCAATATTTGGCTTATTTAGATATGCTTGAAGAATTTGATTTAGAGATTGCAAGTGAATTTATAACTATGGCTTCTAAACTTCTACAAATTAAATCTAGGTATTTGCTATATAAGCAAAGAGATGATGAAAATGAAGAAGATCCAAGATTAGAGCTTATGGAAAAACTTGTAGAATATAAAAAGTTTAAAAATGCTACGGAAGATTTAAAAAATAATGTAACTTATATTGAAGATGTATTTTACAGAAAAAAAGAAGAAGTAGTTATAGATGAAAAGTTAGATTTAGAAACTATATCACTAGAGGCAATAGTAAAAATACTACCACACATAATGAAGGTAGATAAAGAAGAATTAGAAGAAATAAAAGACGATAAGCTAAATAAAATTGTTAAAACTCGTATTATATCTGTTGAAGAAAAAATGCACTATGTTAGAGATATTATTAAAGAAAAAGAAGATATTAAATTTACGAATTTGATATCAAACTATGAAAAAGACGAAATAATAGCAACATTTTTATCAGTATTAGAACTTATAAAAACTAATGAAGTTATTGTTGTACAAGATTTATTCTTTGATGATATTTTAATAAAGAGGAATATGGAGAGTTAATATGAGACGTGAAGAGATAAAAAATATTATAGAAGCTATAATGTTTGCATATAGCGAGCCTATAACTATAAAGGAATTAAACTATGCTATAAATGAAGAACTTTCTTCTAAAGAAATAGAGATTATGTTAAATAGTCTAATTGAGGACTATAAGATAAATAATAGAGGAATTCAAATTATTAAATTGCAAGATAAATATCAAATGTGTACAAATAAGGAATATTCATCTTTTGTAAAAAATATATTAGAGCCTAAAAGAAAGAAAACTTTAAGTCAAGCAACTTTAGAAACTTTAACAATTATAGCGTATAAGCAGCCAATAACAAAGGTGGAATTAGAAGAAATAAGAGGGGTTAAAAGTGATAAGGTAGTGCAAACTCTTCTTGAAAATGAACTTATCTATGAAGCTGGAAGATTAGACAAAATAGGTAAACCTATAATTTACAAAACTACAAATGAATTTTTGAAGCTATTAAACATAGAGAAATTAGAGGATTTACCTCCAATTGAAAATTATGAAAAAGAATAAATAAAAAAACTGATATATAATTTAAAATTATATATCAGTTTTTTTATTTTAAATTTATAATGAATAGATTTGAAGAAATGGAAAATAATATAAATATGAATTATAAAGATATGGGTCATATATTACTTTCCTACATTGTTTTTAGCTTGCCTATAATATTAAGTATAATATTTCTATTAAATAGAAGTATTCATTTAATAATTGTGTCTGAAGTAGAAAATGAAAAGGTTAGTGTAAAAGTAACTATAAAATTTTTTTTCAATTTAATAAATATGACAAAAACTTTATACCCTATAACTAAAAAAGAAAAGAAAAAAAGCAAATCAAAATATAGAAAAAATAAGGAGGATAAAAGCTCTTCTAAAAGGTTTGATTTAAAAAAGATAGAAGTTGCAAATTTAGTAGTATTATATAGAATGTCAAAAAAAATAAAAATAACTGAAGTGTACTCTAACTTAAGTTATGGAAATGAAAATATAAGTTTGACTTCATTTATATATGTTTTAGTTAATGCGGTATATGGAAATATTAGTAATTACTTTGAGTCTGAAAAGATGTATTTAAAAGTTAGACCATGTTATACGAGAAACTATATTAGGTATAGAGGGATATTACATTTAAGTCCTACTATAAAAGATATAATTA is a window from the Paraclostridium sordellii genome containing:
- a CDS encoding D-alanyl-D-alanine carboxypeptidase family protein, which produces MRRFTSIVLAMMMVFMGMEITAFAGDKKEQEPLNLSSKSAILMDVGSGQILFEKNPHEKLPPASVTKVMTMLLAVEALDSGKIKLDDEVQISERASEMGGSQIFLEPGESQKVDDLLKGIAVASANDACVAMAEFIAGSEEEFVAMMNEKAKSLGMNDTHFANTNGLPVDNHYTSAHDIAIMSKELLKHEKITKYLTTWMDKIVVGKKRVSIGLANTNKMIKHYQGATGVKTGFTQEAKYCLSASAKRGETHLVAATLGATTTQERFKDASSLLSYGFANYESVKLCSKGDTVATLTLDKAQDNKVNLVAKEDLSALIKKGESKDFTKKIDVSKDIKLPVKAGTKLGSIGIYKGDKKVGSIDLVCEKDINKASYFKMFERVIDSIF
- a CDS encoding site-2 protease family protein, with the protein product MNVISQFLVTAVGIAVAISVHEFGHAYVAHLLGDDTAKMSGRMTLDPIKHVDPIGLIMLVVARFGWAKPVPVNPNNFKNYKVGNLIVSLAGPLFNIITAIIVANIMNLNFINIEALYLILSSIFLYNMGFAAFNLLPLPPLDGWGIVSSFIPVKYYDFVYKYESMSTIIFIFLILTRFHVIILSPIMNVLSSIVNIFTI
- a CDS encoding segregation and condensation protein A gives rise to the protein MKYSVQLKVYEGPLDLLYDLITKHKIDIKDISIIEITKQYLAYLDMLEEFDLEIASEFITMASKLLQIKSRYLLYKQRDDENEEDPRLELMEKLVEYKKFKNATEDLKNNVTYIEDVFYRKKEEVVIDEKLDLETISLEAIVKILPHIMKVDKEELEEIKDDKLNKIVKTRIISVEEKMHYVRDIIKEKEDIKFTNLISNYEKDEIIATFLSVLELIKTNEVIVVQDLFFDDILIKRNMES
- the scpB gene encoding SMC-Scp complex subunit ScpB, with amino-acid sequence MRREEIKNIIEAIMFAYSEPITIKELNYAINEELSSKEIEIMLNSLIEDYKINNRGIQIIKLQDKYQMCTNKEYSSFVKNILEPKRKKTLSQATLETLTIIAYKQPITKVELEEIRGVKSDKVVQTLLENELIYEAGRLDKIGKPIIYKTTNEFLKLLNIEKLEDLPPIENYEKE